A single genomic interval of Cucumis sativus cultivar 9930 chromosome 7, Cucumber_9930_V3, whole genome shotgun sequence harbors:
- the LOC101205373 gene encoding pentatricopeptide repeat-containing protein At4g02820, mitochondrial — MFRSFRPSLATAAARRFSGEASMAASENTALEGAAGTRVVSGKGGGRDTLGRRLMSLIFPKRSAVTAIRKWQEEGRTVRKYELNRNVRELRKLKRYKHALEVCEWMTLQKDMRLVPGDYAVHLDLICKIRGLNRAEKFFEDLPDKIREQSVCTSLLHAYVQNNLSEKAEALMEKMSECGFLKSPLSFNHMLSLHISNKQLEKVPALIEGLKKNTKPDVVTYNLLLNVCTLQNDTEAAENIFLEMKKTKIQPDWVSFSTLANLYCKNQLTEKAAATLKEMEKMAFKSNRLSLSSLLSLYTNLGDKNEVYRIWKKLKSSFRKMSDREYMCMISSLVKLNELEEAEKLYTEWESVSGTRDTRVSNVMLGAYIKKNQIEQAESFYNRMLQKGTVPSYTTWELLTWGYLKENQMEKVLHFFRKAVNRVKKWNADERLVKGVCKKLEEQGNINGVEQLLLILRNAGHVDTEIYNSLLRTYAKAGKMPLIVAERMERDNVQLNDETRELLRLTSKMCVSEVSSTLYDKTDQMDSIQSA; from the exons ATGTTCCGCTCCTTCCGGCCATCTCTAGCCACAGCTGCGGCGCGCCGATTTTCCGGGGAAGCCTCTATGGCGGCGTCGGAGAACACGGCACTAGAAGGCGCTGCAGGCACCCGCGTCGTATCCGGCAAAGGCGGTGGTCGAGACACGCTTGGGCGAAGGCTCATGAGCCTCATTTTCCCCAAACGCAGCGCCGTGACTGCCATACGTAAATGGCAAGAAGAGGGCCGCACTGTTCGCAAGTACGAGCTCAATCGCAACGTTCGGGAGCTTCGCAAGCTCAAGCGCTACAAGCACGCACTTGAG GTGTGTGAATGGATGACATTACAGAAAGATATGAGGCTGGTACCTGGTGACTATGCAGTTCATCTGGATTTGATTTGCAAAATCCGAGGCCTGAATAGAGCAGAAAAATTTTTCGAGGATCTCCCTGATAAAATAAGAGAACAATCAGTCTGCACATCTCTTCTTCATGCATACGTTCAAAATAATCTATCTGAAAAGGCTGAGGCTTTAATGGAGAAAATGTCTGAATGTGGTTTCTTAAAAAGTCCTCTTTCTTTCAACCACATGCTTTCTCTTCACATCTCAAACAAGCAACTAGAAAAGGTTCCTGCTCTGATTGAAGGATTAAAGAAGAACACCAAACCAGACGTGGTAACGTATAATCTTTTATTGAATGTTTGCACTTTGCAAAACGACACTGAAGCTGCAGAAAACATTTTCCTTGAGATGAAGAAGACAAAAATCCAACCGGATTGGGTATCATTTAGCACATTAGCTAACTTGTATTGCAAAAATCAACTTACCGAAAAAGCAGCCGCTACTTTGAAAGAGATGGAGAAAATGGCATTTAAAAGTAACAGACTCTCACTTTCATCTCTTCTTAGCTTGTATACCAATTTAGGGGATAAGAATGAAGTTTACAGGATATGGAAAAAGTTGAAGTCATCCTTTCGCAAGATGAGTGATCGTGAGTATATGTGCATGATATCCTCTCTTGTGAAACTTAATGAGCTTGAAGAAGCTGAGAAGCTCTATACTGAGTGGGAGTCAGTATCTGGGACACGTGATACTCGGGTTTCAAATGTAATGCTTGGAGCGTATATcaagaaaaaccaaatagaACAAGCCGAGAGTTTCTACAATCGGATGTTGCAAAAAGGAACAGTTCCATCTTACACAACTTGGGAGCTCCTCACATGGGGATATTTAAAAGAGAACCAGATGGAGAAAGTCCTGCATTTCTTCAGGAAGGCAGTTAACAGAGTGAAGAAATGGAATGCAGATGAGAGGTTGGTTAAAGGAGTTTGTAAGAAACTCGAGGAGCAAGGTAACATCAACGGGGTGGAGCAGTTGTTGCTTATTCTTAGGAATGCTGGTCATGTGGATACTGAGATATACAATTCTCTATTGCGGACCTATGCAAAAGCTGGTAAAATGCCACTCATAGTTGCTGAAAGAATGGAAAGGGACAACGTCCAGTTGAACGACGAGACTCGAGAGCTTCTAAGGTTGACCAGCAAGATGTGTGTGAGTGAAGTTTCAAGCACTTTATATGATAAAACAGATCAAATGGACTCAATTCAATCCGCTTGA